From Asterias rubens chromosome 20, eAstRub1.3, whole genome shotgun sequence, one genomic window encodes:
- the LOC117303720 gene encoding uncharacterized protein LOC117303720, with protein MLIVILVGGTDIIIKISSSISSAHPTCIQNVQRTSAHVIVKRKKYDSITSELTALHWLPIQQRIKFKVLLLVYKALHKHLPSYISDLLCNHNADSLDHPHLLISLLCPEPMLCHLQIAHSPVLDQRNGTVSLTTSRMLLNTILVFKKLLKSLLFQQVYQH; from the exons ATGTTGATAGTAATTCTTGTTGGCGGCACGGATATCATCATCAAGATCTCAAGCTCCATCTCCTCGGCACAtcctacat GCATCCAGAATGTCCAACGCACCTCTGCTCATGTCATTGTCAAGCGCAAGAAGTACGACTCCATCACATCTGAACTCACTGCtcttcactggctccctatACAACAGCGTATCAAATTCAAAGTTCTTCTTCTTGTGTACAAAGCTCTCCATAAACATTTGCCATCCTACATATCTGACTTACTCTGCAACCACAACGCAGACAGCTTAGATCATCCACATCTTCTAATCAGTTTATTATGCCCAGAACCCATGCTGTGTCATTTGCAGATCGCTCACTCTCCTGTTTTGGACCAAAGGAATGGAACAGTCTCCCTAACCACATCAAGGATGCTATTAAACACTATTCTCGTTTTCAAGAAACTCCTCAAAAGTTTACTATTCCAACAAGTGTATCAACATTAA